A portion of the Candidatus Tumulicola sp. genome contains these proteins:
- a CDS encoding tetratricopeptide repeat protein, translated as MAGKRIRLLAAAAACVALSGCAGSIQHWIVNVRVHQGSQALAVGNVRDAELSYRLALRVDPEDPRARAGYVRAAAAYAQSEYARGNFDDALATIGDGLRYDSQSVRLAALKRTVDEARLQREIVVSNYPTFRETGMQLQRAYAQLDLTNKLLLRSLRRFQYTFDASDLSDAIKRSYEMQLDLVKNGNHLISYRQLVTSGVRPAAGEAAETTGASILPLP; from the coding sequence ATGGCGGGTAAGCGAATCCGGTTGCTTGCGGCGGCCGCCGCATGCGTCGCCCTGTCGGGCTGTGCGGGGTCGATTCAGCATTGGATCGTGAACGTGCGGGTCCATCAGGGATCGCAGGCGCTTGCCGTTGGAAACGTGCGCGACGCAGAATTATCGTATCGTCTGGCTTTGCGGGTCGATCCGGAGGACCCGCGCGCCCGCGCCGGCTACGTCCGCGCGGCCGCGGCATACGCACAGTCCGAATACGCGCGCGGCAATTTCGACGACGCGCTTGCGACGATCGGCGACGGCCTGCGGTACGATTCGCAGAGCGTTCGGCTGGCGGCACTCAAACGTACGGTAGACGAAGCCAGACTGCAACGCGAGATCGTCGTATCGAACTACCCCACATTTCGTGAGACGGGCATGCAACTGCAGCGAGCATACGCACAGCTCGATTTGACAAATAAGCTGCTGTTGCGTAGCCTGAGGCGGTTTCAGTACACGTTCGACGCGAGCGATTTAAGCGATGCAATTAAACGAAGCTACGAGATGCAATTGGATTTGGTCAAGAACGGTAATCATCTCATTTCCTACCGGCAGTTGGTGACGTCGGGCGTGCGCCCTGCGGCCGGTGAGGCTGCCGAAACGACCGGCGCGTCGATCCTACCGCTGCCCTAA
- a CDS encoding DUF2837 family protein yields MLVGVHFWTWQLVIALLINAIVQAIQIGAYAARLAGVRTGRIATSTSLFNLFVTASRLATLVYTLMLGPLSDTAGNAVRSLLAHNSPFSLPIRLELVGAVQHTFEWQLRAIIIAGTVGTAIGSMLLPTFTYLYVRGVRSFERTKSMPHSIVRIFSPRVIGDLFRSLRMPRFSEIRGFSLKGIPRRLLVFNVVVTGVYAIGVVAAYYASVLDVNVTRTAIGISGIINGIGTVAFTFFVDPTSSIIVDEAVKGERDHEEVRSMVFYLSVTAIAGWVLSQLLLWPAAEVIKIVAHLVNHGG; encoded by the coding sequence GTGCTCGTCGGCGTCCACTTTTGGACCTGGCAACTCGTTATCGCGCTGCTGATCAACGCGATCGTCCAAGCGATTCAGATCGGCGCCTATGCGGCACGACTGGCCGGCGTTAGAACGGGCCGCATCGCGACCTCCACGTCGTTGTTCAATCTCTTCGTTACGGCCAGCCGGCTAGCGACGCTGGTCTATACGCTGATGCTGGGCCCACTGTCGGACACTGCCGGTAATGCGGTGCGCTCGTTACTCGCGCATAACTCGCCATTCTCGCTGCCGATCCGGTTGGAGCTGGTTGGGGCGGTACAGCACACGTTCGAATGGCAGCTGCGAGCGATCATTATCGCCGGGACGGTCGGGACGGCCATCGGAAGTATGTTGCTGCCGACGTTCACGTACTTGTACGTCCGCGGCGTCCGTTCGTTCGAGCGGACCAAGTCGATGCCCCACTCGATCGTGCGTATCTTCTCTCCGCGCGTGATCGGGGATCTTTTTCGGTCGCTGCGGATGCCGCGTTTCTCCGAGATTCGTGGATTTTCACTGAAGGGAATCCCGCGGCGCCTGCTGGTGTTCAACGTGGTCGTCACCGGCGTGTACGCAATCGGCGTCGTGGCGGCGTACTATGCCAGCGTTCTCGACGTCAACGTGACGCGTACGGCCATCGGCATCTCGGGAATCATCAATGGCATCGGGACGGTCGCCTTCACGTTCTTCGTCGACCCGACGTCCTCGATCATCGTGGATGAAGCGGTGAAAGGCGAGCGCGATCACGAGGAGGTTCGCTCGATGGTATTCTACCTGTCCGTGACGGCCATCGCCGGCTGGGTGCTCTCGCAACTGCTGCTGTGGCCGGCGGCCGAGGTGATAAAGATCGTGGCTCATTTGGTAAATCATGGCGGGTAA
- a CDS encoding pitrilysin family protein, protein MYRKSTLPNGLRVITERMPSVRSATIGVWADVGSSLELHERRGVSHMVEHMLFKGTSRRSARDIAQIMDGVGGNLNAFTDKEATCYYAKVMDRHLPLALDVLSDMFLHSLFDAGELAKERQVVLEEIKMYEDSPDELIHDLFLQTMWNGSNLGEPTIGFAETVSGLTPDDLRSHMRERYAPNSVVVTAAGNVDHDEFAHRVERAFAEFSGVGRPFVLETPAMTPARAIKQKDSEQAYCILGTQGLSATDDRRYALSVLDTMLGGGMSSRLFQEIREKRGLVYTVYSFQAAYRAAGLFGIYAGTSPKNVSECVDLMVAELQKLREAPVESDELTLAKEHIKGSLTLSLESSSSRMIRLGRNEFAFGRQIEQEEIERRIDAVTAADVVQLATERFDPGNLGLCVVGPVEESTISWSRDAA, encoded by the coding sequence ATGTATCGCAAAAGCACGCTGCCAAACGGATTACGCGTCATTACCGAGCGTATGCCGTCGGTGCGCTCGGCGACGATCGGCGTGTGGGCCGATGTCGGCTCGTCGCTCGAGCTGCACGAACGCCGCGGCGTTTCGCACATGGTCGAGCATATGCTGTTCAAGGGCACCAGCCGCCGCAGCGCGCGCGACATCGCGCAAATCATGGATGGGGTCGGCGGTAACCTGAACGCCTTTACCGATAAAGAAGCGACCTGCTATTACGCAAAAGTGATGGATCGCCATTTGCCCCTCGCCCTGGACGTGCTCTCCGATATGTTTTTGCACTCGTTGTTCGACGCCGGGGAGCTGGCCAAAGAACGGCAGGTCGTGCTCGAAGAAATTAAGATGTATGAAGACTCCCCGGACGAGTTGATTCACGATCTATTCTTGCAAACGATGTGGAATGGATCGAATCTCGGCGAGCCGACGATCGGCTTCGCCGAAACCGTTTCGGGCCTAACGCCCGACGATCTACGCTCGCACATGCGCGAGCGATATGCGCCGAACTCGGTCGTGGTCACCGCCGCCGGAAACGTCGATCACGACGAGTTCGCACATCGGGTCGAGCGTGCGTTCGCAGAATTTTCCGGCGTTGGTCGGCCGTTCGTTTTAGAAACGCCCGCGATGACGCCGGCCCGAGCGATCAAACAAAAAGACTCCGAGCAAGCGTATTGTATCCTCGGGACGCAAGGGTTATCGGCGACCGACGATCGCCGCTACGCATTATCGGTACTCGATACGATGCTCGGCGGTGGAATGTCCAGCCGCCTTTTTCAAGAGATTCGCGAGAAGCGCGGACTGGTGTACACGGTGTATTCGTTTCAAGCCGCCTATCGCGCCGCCGGACTGTTCGGCATATACGCTGGAACGTCCCCAAAAAACGTTTCCGAATGTGTCGACCTGATGGTTGCGGAGTTGCAAAAACTGCGCGAAGCACCCGTCGAATCCGACGAACTGACGCTGGCAAAAGAGCACATTAAGGGAAGTTTGACGCTGTCGCTCGAGTCGAGTTCGAGTCGCATGATCCGTTTAGGACGCAACGAGTTCGCATTCGGGCGGCAGATCGAGCAAGAAGAAATCGAGCGCCGGATCGATGCGGTCACGGCCGCCGACGTCGTGCAACTGGCCACCGAGCGGTTCGATCCCGGCAATCTGGGGCTTTGCGTCGTCGGCCCGGTCGAAGAGTCGACCATTTCCTGGAGTCGTGACGCAGCCTAA
- the proS gene encoding proline--tRNA ligase yields the protein MSQSQAAVVREIPPKAADLSAWYTAVCLKAELVSYSPVRGCVVLRPYGFGMWENLQRDLDIRFKATGHENAYFPLLVPESLLIKEAEHVEGFAPEVAWVTHGGSEELTERLAIRPTSEAIIGTMYAQWVESYRDLPILINQWANVVRWEKATRPFLRTMEFLWQEGHTAHATAAEAREETLRMLDVYAHFAREVAALPVYEGIKSASERFPGAVETYSIEALMPDGRALQSATSHDLGQNFARAYDITFADADGTIKHAYTTSWGMSWRMLGAVIMMHGDDRGLRVPPKLAPIEVVFVPIVRSGDERAIAACRDAAAVLSARGHRVRVDARDHQPGWKYGEWDVRGVPVRVELGPRDVDAGTAVVVRRDRDKGAEGQKTTIALSDLPDVLPGLLDEIQRSLYLQASEYLHSHTVAPREREAFFAMCAERAGMIDIPWCGRADCEATVKAQTGATTRNLRPLSRPGANCVACGEPAITDAYFAQSY from the coding sequence ATGTCGCAATCGCAAGCGGCGGTCGTTCGGGAAATTCCCCCGAAAGCGGCCGATCTTTCCGCCTGGTATACCGCCGTCTGCCTGAAGGCCGAACTCGTCTCCTATTCCCCGGTCCGCGGCTGTGTCGTGCTGCGCCCCTACGGCTTCGGAATGTGGGAAAACCTGCAACGGGATCTCGACATACGCTTCAAGGCGACCGGGCATGAAAACGCCTACTTCCCGCTGCTCGTTCCCGAAAGTCTCTTAATTAAAGAAGCCGAACACGTGGAAGGCTTCGCGCCCGAAGTCGCGTGGGTTACGCATGGAGGCAGCGAGGAGCTGACCGAGCGACTGGCCATTCGTCCGACGTCCGAAGCCATCATCGGAACGATGTACGCGCAGTGGGTCGAGTCGTATCGCGATCTTCCGATTCTGATCAATCAGTGGGCGAACGTCGTGCGCTGGGAAAAAGCCACGCGTCCGTTCTTGCGCACGATGGAGTTTTTGTGGCAAGAGGGCCACACGGCGCATGCGACCGCCGCGGAGGCGCGCGAAGAAACGTTGCGCATGCTCGACGTGTACGCGCATTTCGCTCGCGAGGTTGCGGCGCTACCGGTATACGAAGGCATCAAGAGCGCGAGCGAACGGTTTCCCGGCGCCGTCGAAACGTATTCGATCGAGGCGCTAATGCCCGACGGCCGCGCCTTGCAATCGGCCACGTCGCACGATTTGGGACAAAACTTCGCTCGCGCGTACGACATTACGTTCGCCGACGCCGACGGCACGATCAAGCACGCGTACACGACGTCGTGGGGCATGTCGTGGCGGATGCTCGGCGCGGTGATTATGATGCATGGCGATGACCGCGGGTTGCGCGTTCCGCCCAAGTTAGCGCCCATCGAGGTTGTGTTCGTCCCGATCGTTCGTTCCGGCGACGAACGTGCGATCGCGGCCTGCCGCGACGCTGCCGCAGTGTTGTCCGCCCGCGGACATCGCGTTCGGGTCGACGCCCGCGACCATCAGCCTGGTTGGAAGTACGGCGAGTGGGACGTGCGCGGCGTGCCGGTGCGCGTCGAGCTTGGCCCCCGTGACGTCGACGCGGGAACTGCTGTCGTCGTTCGACGCGATCGCGACAAGGGAGCCGAAGGGCAAAAAACCACGATTGCCTTGAGCGATCTGCCGGACGTATTGCCCGGTTTGCTCGACGAAATTCAACGGTCGCTCTACCTGCAGGCCTCGGAGTATCTGCATTCGCATACGGTGGCGCCGCGCGAACGTGAGGCGTTTTTCGCGATGTGCGCCGAACGTGCTGGAATGATCGATATTCCGTGGTGCGGCCGGGCCGATTGCGAAGCTACGGTCAAAGCGCAAACCGGAGCGACGACGCGCAACCTTCGCCCGCTGTCGCGGCCGGGAGCTAACTGCGTCGCGTGCGGGGAGCCGGCGATCACGGACGCCTATTTTGCGCAGTCGTATTAA
- a CDS encoding cob(I)yrinic acid a,c-diamide adenosyltransferase — protein MTKRTRLYTRTGDDGSTGLVGGERIHKDSKRIEGYGTVDELSSAIGVVRAALRAHDVPRALRLDAWLSWTQDTLFDLGAELATPPAKRWDDMPTMGPSQIAPLERAIDEADADLPPLQTFIHPGGSDAGAALHLARTICRRAERRVLSLRRDDSTVSPETVRYLNRLSDALFAWARWINDGLGVPEHRWTSRAQPPAGD, from the coding sequence ATGACGAAACGCACCCGATTGTATACGCGCACCGGCGACGATGGCAGCACCGGCCTGGTCGGTGGCGAGCGTATTCACAAAGATTCCAAGCGGATCGAAGGCTATGGGACGGTCGACGAGCTGTCGAGTGCGATCGGCGTCGTTCGCGCCGCCCTCCGCGCGCACGACGTACCGCGCGCGCTGCGCCTGGACGCATGGCTCTCGTGGACGCAGGACACGCTGTTCGATCTCGGAGCCGAACTTGCTACGCCGCCCGCAAAGCGTTGGGACGATATGCCGACGATGGGCCCTTCGCAAATTGCGCCACTCGAACGCGCCATCGATGAAGCCGACGCCGATCTTCCGCCGTTGCAGACCTTCATCCATCCCGGCGGATCGGATGCCGGAGCTGCGCTCCACCTGGCTCGCACGATTTGCCGGCGCGCCGAGCGCCGCGTGCTCTCGCTGCGTCGTGATGATTCTACCGTGTCGCCAGAAACGGTACGCTATCTGAACCGGCTTTCCGACGCGCTGTTCGCTTGGGCGCGTTGGATCAACGACGGACTCGGAGTTCCAGAACATCGCTGGACATCGAGGGCCCAGCCGCCTGCAGGGGACTAG